A stretch of the Saprospiraceae bacterium genome encodes the following:
- a CDS encoding 7-cyano-7-deazaguanine synthase, whose amino-acid sequence MSKVLFIFSKNNSFQQWKLKSTAFNTSVSKELNLLIEKSHWALYYDHLNPVKPIKMQAPDTTAFILGNFSFQKNTFIERKEEKHWRMISYQELPDIKTVFNQLNGTYCCFDFNENNNKVSIYTDYLGFFPLYLYQDEGQIIVSSEIKLIKELTDEKLSWNPQAIQSYLENGHLISNQSWFIEIVRMRPASIYSLDCETRQLNRNYYWTWSEVSKLNRPIEELLVSYNELFKSGISQLDQEDCNSFGVSLSGGLDSRLIAYIASKTCNLSSFSFGNKLNYEIQIAQKVAKTLDIKHEFIQIGMSNWLENRLSAFWKVDGLLHLGHLHEVPVHNYIAANYPVYYHGFFGGGIYANRSEANLAMKPSLIPKYLKLGSSPDESEDIFYSKHCIDSYLIDQKIRNQSAHSIYLLSSHCKLILPFYNMNWMVLNYSIDDCLQLNHKFYLNFLNKYLPKQLLDIPWQRTGIPPHFIFLNLLASSSRLPSIREKVAQFFGSSKHFINYNEIDQELNQWLLHFKSEIRDLGINRIPASREIKFRLLSLVLIIKMMNKNTAHVL is encoded by the coding sequence ATGTCAAAGGTGTTATTTATTTTTTCGAAGAACAATTCTTTTCAACAATGGAAATTAAAATCAACAGCTTTTAATACAAGCGTGTCAAAAGAGCTGAACCTTTTAATTGAAAAAAGTCATTGGGCTCTATATTATGATCATTTGAACCCGGTAAAGCCAATTAAAATGCAGGCACCTGATACCACTGCATTTATACTGGGTAATTTTTCTTTCCAGAAAAATACATTTATTGAGAGGAAAGAAGAAAAACACTGGCGAATGATAAGCTATCAAGAGCTACCTGATATAAAAACAGTATTCAATCAATTGAATGGAACATATTGTTGTTTTGATTTCAATGAAAATAACAACAAGGTTTCTATATACACCGATTATTTGGGATTTTTTCCCTTGTATTTATATCAGGATGAAGGACAAATTATTGTTTCCAGTGAAATTAAATTGATTAAGGAATTGACTGATGAAAAATTAAGTTGGAATCCTCAGGCAATACAGTCATATCTGGAAAATGGGCATTTAATTTCAAACCAATCCTGGTTTATCGAGATCGTCAGGATGCGTCCAGCCAGTATATATTCACTTGACTGCGAAACAAGACAATTAAATAGAAACTACTATTGGACCTGGTCGGAAGTATCGAAACTAAATAGGCCCATTGAGGAATTATTAGTTTCGTATAATGAATTATTTAAATCAGGAATATCACAGTTAGATCAAGAAGATTGTAATTCATTTGGGGTAAGTCTTAGTGGTGGATTGGACAGTCGGTTGATTGCATACATAGCTTCCAAAACTTGCAATCTTAGTTCATTTAGTTTTGGAAATAAATTAAATTATGAAATTCAAATAGCTCAAAAAGTTGCCAAGACTCTTGATATAAAACATGAATTTATACAGATAGGAATGTCTAATTGGTTAGAAAATCGATTGAGCGCCTTTTGGAAAGTGGATGGCTTGCTTCATTTAGGACATTTACACGAAGTACCTGTCCATAATTACATTGCAGCAAACTATCCTGTTTATTATCATGGATTTTTTGGTGGTGGAATCTATGCGAATCGGAGTGAGGCAAATTTAGCAATGAAGCCTTCTTTGATACCAAAATATCTTAAATTAGGATCCAGCCCGGATGAAAGTGAAGATATCTTTTATTCTAAACACTGTATTGATTCGTATTTAATCGACCAAAAAATTCGCAATCAATCAGCGCATAGTATTTATTTGTTGTCTTCTCATTGTAAGTTAATCCTACCATTTTACAATATGAACTGGATGGTTTTAAATTATAGTATCGATGATTGCCTTCAATTGAACCATAAGTTTTATTTAAATTTTCTAAATAAATATCTACCTAAACAGTTGTTAGACATACCATGGCAACGCACTGGCATACCTCCTCATTTTATTTTTTTAAATTTATTGGCAAGTTCTTCCAGATTGCCATCCATAAGAGAAAAAGTAGCTCAATTTTTTGGCTCTTCAAAGCATTTTATCAATTATAATGAAATTGATCAGGAATTAAACCAATGGCTTTTGCATTTTAAGAGCGAAATTAGAGATTTGGGAATTAATAGAATTCCAGCTTCCAGGGAGATAAAATTCAGATTGCTGTCTCTGGTGCTAATTATTAAAATGATGAATAAGAATACGGCGCATGTCCTTTAA
- a CDS encoding T9SS type A sorting domain-containing protein, protein MILILIFLGISDHLRATHIIGGDISYRCLGNNQYEITMTVRRDCINGQPPFDDPAYLGVFDSKGIRQINVANNGRLDMLYRADDTLNEVAFKNCGIVGGDVCVHTTTYKDTLELPFLAGGYILAYQRCCRNKTILNIVDPENTGATYTAHITESALLSCNSSPVLSPYPPIYICGNQPIEFHLAAKDAEGDSLVYALCNPNSGATPQKPRDTFPSKPPYDPVLFSQNYTLNDMIGGSPALHIDSKTGIMRGFAVPIIAQYLVAYCVEEYRNGKLLSVLRRDFQINVRLCNSVPEAAFKYSINTCKNPVELQLIDESTDQFSTIDFWQWTVFFNANQLQSNTKNPIFSLPDSGIAKVRLVIHSKESCYDTIFKSIKIQTIKPELIAQNHLICRGDSIELIKSFNPAINYTWSPSNGLSCVTCPNPKASPNQSTKYFVHYEDALCEHTDTIDVNVTNCTLDSCGITTIQKCLPNGMVEVTALNAFKQIIQPKNRNHELFWQITASANHPEYTIINQNPILLFKKDVYSLTSKIYSWKSGLPKTIEFADICKRSVYDTLDIECSGPCEELEFILSSCEDDYDVEHQLVYPDIICQSVCSSSCMFIVGLFETNGQLIDPSQYQIRWSTGSSGAYVMMMGTYFNTLTVEVRKGDCIWRGRYWKSCHQYKKAWNPEGELQLNSGPLENYTPQQLIQQETKASIYDLQGHLVAKSLNQLEHLASGVYFIRTEQQENIKIYKFFKQ, encoded by the coding sequence ATGATCCTGATTTTAATTTTTTTAGGTATTAGCGATCATTTGAGAGCAACTCATATTATTGGAGGTGATATCAGTTATCGCTGTTTGGGTAATAATCAATATGAAATTACCATGACCGTGAGACGAGACTGTATCAACGGCCAACCGCCCTTTGATGATCCTGCTTATTTGGGTGTCTTTGATTCCAAGGGAATTCGACAAATAAATGTAGCAAACAATGGTCGTCTGGATATGCTTTACAGAGCCGATGATACATTAAATGAAGTTGCATTTAAAAATTGTGGAATCGTCGGTGGAGATGTTTGCGTCCATACCACTACTTACAAAGACACGCTGGAATTGCCCTTCTTAGCTGGAGGATATATTCTGGCTTATCAACGATGTTGCAGAAATAAAACCATCCTTAACATTGTCGATCCTGAAAATACCGGAGCAACTTATACGGCCCATATTACAGAATCTGCTTTATTATCGTGTAATTCGAGTCCGGTATTAAGTCCGTATCCTCCAATTTATATCTGTGGCAATCAGCCCATAGAATTTCATTTAGCTGCTAAAGATGCAGAAGGGGATTCTCTGGTGTATGCCTTATGCAATCCCAACTCAGGCGCCACTCCTCAAAAGCCAAGAGATACTTTTCCTTCAAAACCACCTTACGATCCTGTGCTTTTCAGTCAAAATTATACTTTGAATGATATGATTGGTGGGTCGCCCGCCTTGCATATAGATTCCAAAACAGGAATTATGCGTGGATTTGCAGTTCCAATCATTGCACAATACCTCGTTGCATATTGCGTAGAAGAATATCGAAATGGTAAATTACTTTCTGTATTGAGGCGTGATTTTCAAATTAATGTCCGTTTGTGTAATTCCGTTCCAGAAGCTGCTTTTAAGTATTCCATCAATACCTGCAAAAATCCGGTTGAGTTGCAATTAATTGATGAATCGACCGATCAGTTTTCTACCATTGACTTTTGGCAATGGACGGTGTTTTTCAATGCCAATCAATTGCAATCAAATACTAAAAATCCTATTTTCTCTTTGCCAGATTCAGGAATTGCTAAAGTCAGGTTGGTAATCCATTCCAAAGAATCTTGTTACGATACGATTTTTAAATCGATTAAAATTCAAACTATAAAACCGGAATTGATTGCACAGAACCATCTCATTTGTAGAGGAGATAGCATTGAATTAATTAAATCGTTCAACCCGGCAATCAATTATACCTGGTCTCCTTCTAATGGATTAAGTTGTGTTACTTGCCCAAATCCAAAAGCAAGTCCCAATCAATCTACAAAATATTTTGTACATTATGAAGATGCGTTGTGTGAGCACACCGATACAATCGATGTAAATGTGACAAATTGCACTTTGGATTCATGCGGCATTACTACCATTCAAAAATGTTTGCCAAATGGAATGGTTGAAGTAACTGCTTTAAACGCCTTTAAACAAATAATTCAGCCAAAAAACAGAAATCATGAATTGTTTTGGCAAATCACTGCAAGTGCAAATCATCCGGAGTACACAATCATAAATCAAAATCCAATTTTACTATTTAAAAAAGATGTATATAGTTTAACGTCCAAAATATATTCCTGGAAAAGTGGATTACCTAAAACCATTGAATTTGCAGATATCTGTAAGCGCAGTGTTTATGATACGCTTGATATAGAATGCAGCGGTCCATGTGAGGAATTGGAATTTATTCTCTCTTCGTGTGAAGATGATTATGATGTTGAACATCAACTAGTCTATCCGGATATCATTTGTCAATCCGTGTGCAGTAGTTCCTGCATGTTTATTGTTGGATTATTTGAAACCAATGGACAGCTTATTGATCCCAGCCAATATCAAATACGTTGGTCAACGGGTTCTTCCGGTGCATATGTAATGATGATGGGTACTTATTTCAATACGCTTACTGTTGAGGTTCGCAAAGGAGATTGTATTTGGAGAGGTCGCTATTGGAAAAGTTGTCATCAATATAAAAAAGCCTGGAACCCAGAAGGAGAACTCCAACTCAATTCTGGTCCACTGGAAAATTACACGCCCCAACAATTGATTCAACAAGAAACAAAAGCAAGTATTTACGATTTGCAAGGTCATCTTGTTGCAAAATCACTGAATCAGCTTGAACATTTGGCTTCCGGAGTTTACTTTATTAGAACGGAACAGCAGGAAAACATAAAAATTTATAAATTTTTTAAGCAATAA
- a CDS encoding glycosyltransferase gives MEQSGFFGKDYLIISNSKRQASQSIRFNDNLFNKKWNANKLKFIANLKNWIRYNQFGNFLSKCIIPDRFVFIQIYYLVLYLVKYRKADDLIYTVSNPFSSHLIGIVLQKYFKHEWHADIGDVYFSAITANWSIHKTIERKVLVSANRIILNSESIRNHFIKIYSIAEKKTQIIPNGVSIKFENSSHIPSPILRFSYIGNTYHPVRPAMLEADFILRYFNLHPDRAMVLQLFGNQSPELIKLAVRNPHLLKISTCNSDSDLLEAYSKTDILINFANVSNPGLPSKLEEYVQCGRPVLNFIYSENDASFEYLNSQKMMCLHINLSILDEHSFEKVERFISTYY, from the coding sequence TTGGAGCAATCTGGTTTTTTTGGAAAGGACTATTTGATTATTTCAAATTCTAAAAGGCAGGCAAGTCAAAGCATACGTTTCAATGACAATTTATTCAATAAAAAGTGGAATGCCAATAAACTGAAATTTATTGCAAATTTAAAAAATTGGATTAGGTACAATCAATTTGGTAATTTTTTAAGTAAATGCATCATTCCGGATCGTTTTGTATTTATTCAAATTTATTATTTGGTATTGTATTTAGTTAAATATAGAAAGGCAGATGATTTAATCTATACGGTCTCAAATCCGTTTAGCAGTCATTTGATAGGTATTGTGCTTCAAAAATATTTTAAGCATGAATGGCATGCAGACATAGGAGATGTTTATTTTTCTGCTATCACTGCAAATTGGAGCATTCACAAGACAATCGAACGGAAAGTATTGGTATCAGCCAATCGAATTATTTTAAATTCTGAATCCATTAGGAATCACTTTATTAAAATTTATTCAATTGCTGAGAAAAAAACTCAAATTATACCCAATGGAGTTTCTATAAAATTTGAAAACAGCAGTCATATTCCCTCACCAATCCTTAGATTTAGTTATATTGGGAATACATATCATCCGGTTCGTCCTGCAATGCTTGAAGCTGATTTCATTTTAAGATATTTCAACTTACATCCAGATCGGGCTATGGTATTGCAATTATTTGGGAATCAGAGTCCGGAATTAATAAAATTAGCGGTTCGTAATCCACATCTGCTTAAAATCAGTACCTGTAATTCTGATTCGGATTTACTTGAAGCTTATTCTAAAACAGATATTCTAATTAATTTTGCTAATGTAAGTAATCCGGGATTGCCAAGCAAATTGGAAGAGTATGTCCAATGCGGAAGACCTGTACTTAATTTTATTTATTCAGAAAACGACGCAAGTTTTGAATATTTAAATTCGCAAAAAATGATGTGTTTGCATATAAATCTATCAATTCTGGATGAACATTCCTTTGAGAAAGTCGAACGTTTTATTTCAACGTATTATTAA
- a CDS encoding IS30 family transposase gives MSFEERLKIKALLETGHSQKDIAQLLNRSASTISREFNRNIAKRGRGSGHYCAESAQRKTVQRHKNKPKAIKLTDELKCKIKKLIVHDRLSPELISGRAKLEKVEMVSHETIYKFIWTSKHGNKRSGKAYKTLHKFLKHYGRRRKRGNVYENRARILNRIPISQRPDHINLRKRFGHAEMDIVLGKNRKPGILIIQDRKSRKTWLKKIEHKNAKYINSKIKSILNRTEKPIRSITTDNDLAFANHHQLNIDVYFTNPYSSQEKGSVENRIGQLRRFFPKRTNFDEVSESQINKVEHLLNNRPLKMFNYKTPNEVYFSNTLALMN, from the coding sequence ATGAGTTTTGAAGAAAGATTAAAAATTAAGGCTTTGTTAGAAACTGGTCATTCTCAAAAAGATATAGCTCAATTATTGAATCGATCTGCATCGACCATTAGTAGAGAGTTTAACCGCAATATTGCTAAAAGGGGAAGAGGATCAGGACATTATTGTGCTGAATCGGCACAAAGAAAAACAGTTCAGAGGCATAAAAATAAACCAAAGGCAATCAAACTCACAGACGAGCTTAAGTGCAAAATCAAAAAACTGATTGTACATGATAGGTTATCTCCAGAATTAATAAGCGGCAGAGCTAAGTTGGAAAAAGTTGAGATGGTAAGCCACGAAACTATTTATAAGTTTATCTGGACATCAAAACATGGAAACAAAAGATCTGGTAAGGCATATAAAACTTTGCATAAATTCCTCAAGCACTACGGCAGAAGGCGTAAACGAGGAAATGTATACGAAAACAGAGCTCGAATTTTAAATAGAATACCAATCAGCCAAAGGCCAGATCATATTAATTTAAGAAAGCGATTTGGGCATGCAGAAATGGATATAGTTTTAGGAAAAAATCGTAAACCTGGTATTTTAATAATACAAGATAGAAAATCTCGTAAAACATGGTTGAAAAAAATTGAGCACAAAAATGCTAAATACATAAATTCTAAAATAAAATCAATACTTAACAGAACTGAAAAACCAATACGCAGTATAACAACAGATAATGATCTCGCATTTGCTAATCATCATCAATTAAATATTGATGTTTATTTTACAAATCCCTATAGTTCTCAAGAAAAGGGAAGTGTCGAAAATAGAATTGGACAATTAAGAAGATTTTTTCCGAAAAGAACTAATTTTGATGAAGTATCTGAAAGTCAGATAAACAAAGTTGAACATTTACTCAATAACAGACCCTTGAAAATGTTTAACTATAAAACACCGAATGAGGTCTATTTTAGCAATACCCTTGCATTAATGAATTGA
- a CDS encoding T9SS type A sorting domain-containing protein, giving the protein MKILSIGCIFWFLLNGLQGQGIIVDHNSVELFDSIPQQYKDAAAQLHMIFMDRSVGGNIDEYLNCLASSWSSARSFCKKYDHRDSNYAVSPKEVFWNGIWDRSHWRYEYWPTACSEDVQCFIDFMQTRMDSFDVMGCQFSYLAVTPGSKIADPVNGFFGSKISRNHASVYSKFATDNPNKKIIWWTSSLARGIGSVESEAFNDQMRSYTQQNQLILFDVADILSHNPDGIPCYDNRDGIAYQTENNPDDGLNIPAICPQYTTETEGGHLGSISAGGIRVAKAFWVLMAQIAGWQRITSKAEEFNNIKINYFPVPSRDELIFNIKGLNSNSLLEFSIIDLNGNLLKFQTENYYVNSKPHELLSIPLQDLENGMYIFKVRIGNFYKSMKIVVLH; this is encoded by the coding sequence ATGAAGATTTTAAGCATAGGATGTATATTCTGGTTTTTGTTAAATGGGTTGCAAGGGCAAGGGATCATCGTAGATCACAATTCTGTTGAATTATTTGACAGCATTCCACAACAATATAAAGACGCTGCAGCCCAATTGCATATGATTTTTATGGATCGTTCGGTTGGAGGAAATATCGACGAATATTTAAATTGTCTCGCATCATCCTGGAGTAGTGCCCGAAGTTTTTGTAAAAAATACGATCACAGAGATTCAAATTATGCAGTCTCACCTAAAGAGGTATTTTGGAATGGAATCTGGGATCGAAGCCATTGGCGTTATGAATATTGGCCTACTGCCTGTTCGGAAGATGTCCAGTGTTTTATTGATTTTATGCAAACCCGAATGGATTCTTTTGATGTAATGGGATGTCAGTTTAGTTATTTGGCTGTTACGCCAGGTTCAAAAATTGCGGATCCGGTCAATGGATTTTTTGGAAGTAAAATATCCAGAAACCATGCAAGCGTTTATTCCAAATTTGCAACGGATAATCCAAACAAAAAAATTATTTGGTGGACCAGTTCCCTTGCACGCGGGATCGGCAGTGTAGAATCTGAAGCGTTTAACGATCAAATGCGTAGCTATACCCAACAAAATCAACTGATACTTTTTGATGTAGCGGATATCCTGTCCCATAATCCGGATGGCATTCCTTGTTATGACAATCGGGATGGCATAGCCTATCAGACCGAAAATAATCCAGACGATGGTTTAAATATACCGGCCATTTGTCCTCAGTATACAACCGAAACCGAAGGGGGACATCTAGGATCCATATCGGCAGGCGGAATTCGAGTTGCAAAAGCGTTTTGGGTTTTGATGGCTCAAATTGCTGGCTGGCAAAGAATCACCAGCAAAGCAGAAGAATTTAATAATATTAAGATAAACTATTTTCCTGTGCCAAGCCGGGATGAATTGATATTTAATATTAAGGGGTTGAATTCAAACAGTCTTTTGGAATTTTCCATAATTGATTTAAATGGAAACTTGTTAAAGTTTCAAACAGAAAATTACTATGTAAATTCAAAGCCCCATGAATTGTTAAGCATCCCATTACAGGATCTGGAGAATGGCATGTACATTTTTAAAGTGAGAATTGGTAATTTTTACAAATCCATGAAGATTGTTGTGCTTCATTAA
- a CDS encoding copper-translocating P-type ATPase, translating into MPVIKEQLNLPIDGMESEHCSLLIHSNLSKVEGLQNNKVELNNKRVLIETENPVQAIQLAVNTIESLGYKVPVLTKDYPVRNMSCSACAAHIQSVLEKLPGVLTASVNFANNLAHIKFIPGLISSQKLKDTLYYIGYELVIDESEEAKDQLEVLQESQYISLKYRTIGSICLSIPVFLFSMFFMDIPYANYIMWILTTPVLAYFGKQFFINAWKQAKHQSANMDTLVAVSTGVAYLFSVFNTLYPSFWHKQGLHAHVYFEAASVVISFILLGKLLEERAKGKASFAIKKLMSLAPKTVHVILEGDQHKDMPVQLIKAGQIVLVKPGEKIALDGKIIHGTSFVDESMLSGEPIPVEKKIGDAVYAGTINQKGSVRFIAEKTAGNTILAQIIQMVQQAQGSKAPVQKLVDKISSVFVFIVIGIAFLSFISWWILGGSNALSHGLLAFVTVLVIACPCALGLATPTALMAGIGKAAELGILIKDAESLELAKKIDVLVLDKTGTITEGIPSIDQIEWQEETNEHKEILVSIEKQSEHPLAEAVVKFFPEIQSKPMASFVSETGKGVRAQFQNIWYYIGTKNYLNEKGIQISDHLIFKSNQWESEAKSIIWYANETTCLAILSVSDQLKPGSKQAIQGLQKLDIEVHMLTGDTKKTAEIIAREIGIKHFEAEVLPENKAAYIRKLQESGKVVAMVGDGINDSTALALADVSIAMGKGSDIAMDVSSITIISSDLRKIPQAIKLSEYTLTTIRQNLFWAFIYNIIGIPIAAGILYPVNGFLLNPMIAGAAMAFSSVSVISNSLRLRSVNLN; encoded by the coding sequence ATGCCTGTAATCAAAGAACAATTAAATCTGCCCATTGACGGAATGGAAAGTGAACACTGTTCGCTACTCATTCATTCAAATTTGTCAAAAGTGGAAGGACTTCAAAACAACAAAGTTGAACTGAATAACAAACGGGTTTTAATTGAAACTGAAAATCCTGTACAAGCCATCCAATTAGCGGTAAACACCATTGAATCCCTTGGATACAAGGTACCTGTATTGACTAAAGATTATCCTGTTCGAAATATGAGTTGCAGCGCTTGTGCTGCTCACATCCAATCCGTTTTGGAAAAACTACCCGGTGTTTTGACTGCATCAGTCAATTTTGCGAATAATTTAGCCCATATAAAATTTATTCCCGGTCTGATTAGTTCACAAAAATTAAAAGATACCTTATACTATATAGGATATGAATTAGTTATAGATGAGTCGGAGGAAGCCAAAGACCAACTTGAAGTACTACAAGAAAGTCAATACATTTCACTTAAATATAGAACCATCGGTTCTATATGTCTTTCCATTCCTGTTTTTTTATTTTCCATGTTTTTTATGGACATCCCGTATGCAAATTACATAATGTGGATTTTAACAACACCGGTACTTGCCTATTTTGGAAAACAATTTTTTATCAATGCCTGGAAACAGGCAAAACACCAATCTGCCAATATGGATACACTGGTAGCAGTGAGCACAGGTGTAGCTTATTTGTTTAGTGTATTTAATACCCTGTACCCTTCCTTTTGGCATAAGCAAGGATTGCATGCACATGTATATTTTGAGGCCGCATCGGTTGTAATCAGTTTTATATTATTAGGAAAATTATTGGAAGAACGGGCAAAAGGAAAGGCTTCGTTTGCTATCAAGAAATTAATGAGTCTTGCCCCTAAAACGGTTCATGTCATACTTGAAGGCGATCAACATAAGGATATGCCAGTTCAATTGATAAAAGCAGGTCAAATTGTATTAGTGAAACCCGGTGAAAAAATTGCTTTAGATGGAAAAATTATCCATGGAACAAGCTTTGTTGATGAAAGCATGCTGAGTGGCGAACCGATACCGGTAGAAAAAAAAATAGGGGATGCTGTTTATGCAGGTACGATCAATCAAAAAGGAAGCGTTCGTTTCATTGCTGAAAAAACGGCCGGGAATACAATTCTCGCTCAAATCATTCAAATGGTGCAACAAGCCCAGGGAAGTAAAGCACCCGTTCAAAAGTTAGTAGATAAAATTTCCAGTGTCTTTGTTTTTATTGTCATTGGCATTGCGTTCTTGAGTTTTATTAGTTGGTGGATCTTGGGTGGAAGCAATGCATTAAGCCATGGCTTACTCGCCTTTGTAACCGTTTTGGTTATTGCTTGTCCTTGTGCCTTAGGATTAGCAACTCCTACAGCATTAATGGCGGGTATTGGTAAAGCAGCAGAACTAGGAATCCTTATTAAAGACGCTGAAAGTCTGGAGTTAGCAAAGAAAATAGATGTTTTGGTATTGGATAAAACGGGAACAATCACTGAAGGAATTCCTTCTATAGATCAAATCGAATGGCAAGAAGAAACTAATGAACATAAGGAAATACTGGTTTCCATAGAAAAACAATCAGAACATCCGTTGGCAGAAGCAGTTGTTAAATTTTTCCCGGAAATACAATCTAAACCCATGGCATCCTTTGTAAGTGAAACAGGTAAAGGAGTACGCGCTCAATTTCAAAATATTTGGTATTATATAGGAACGAAAAACTATCTAAATGAAAAAGGAATTCAAATCTCAGATCACTTAATATTTAAGTCTAATCAATGGGAATCAGAAGCCAAATCCATTATTTGGTATGCAAATGAAACAACTTGCCTTGCTATACTTTCTGTAAGTGATCAACTTAAACCTGGTTCAAAACAAGCGATTCAAGGATTACAAAAATTAGACATTGAAGTGCATATGTTGACAGGTGATACTAAAAAAACAGCAGAAATTATAGCCAGAGAAATAGGGATAAAACATTTTGAAGCCGAAGTGCTTCCAGAAAATAAAGCTGCATACATCCGAAAATTACAAGAATCAGGTAAAGTCGTCGCAATGGTAGGTGATGGAATTAATGATAGTACAGCACTGGCGCTTGCTGATGTAAGCATTGCAATGGGAAAGGGGAGTGATATTGCGATGGATGTTTCCTCAATAACAATTATTTCATCAGATTTAAGAAAAATTCCGCAAGCGATTAAATTATCTGAATACACGCTAACAACAATACGTCAAAATCTATTTTGGGCTTTTATTTATAATATTATAGGAATTCCTATTGCGGCCGGAATATTATATCCAGTGAATGGATTTCTATTAAATCCAATGATAGCAGGAGCTGCAATGGCATTTAGTTCGGTATCTGTAATAAGCAACAGCTTGAGATTGCGCTCTGTAAACCTAAATTAA
- a CDS encoding glycosyltransferase family 4 protein, producing MSFKVLHILDSYLPETMNWIDSILQSTASNCEHHIAARYHINDYNLQYPMVPGSLASKYPIPVYNKVLCSFLDISSSNRLHHYVIRESIDIIHFHFANTAIRQMQLIEKLKIPVLISFYGFDYEFLVKNKSGTLEAYQHLAHLGCRFIVEGRYSRNVLLEYGIPPGQISILHLLFSRNGNLKPINWQLPIRLIQAASFTEKKNQLALLEALQNRHAGRFQILLIGEPVDKNYYAEIKKQLVKKGNHSIRIMDKMTPVRYLHHLMKHHFAVNLSRRSKNYDTEGGCPIFIKDSLNLAKPVISTFHCDIPESVVHGFNGYLTDAMNVKSIEDTLDRVLQLSQKSYTNLCVNAFQSVNVNSLNNITGEELNKIYAACL from the coding sequence ATGTCCTTTAAGGTATTGCATATATTGGATAGTTATTTGCCAGAAACTATGAATTGGATTGATTCTATTCTGCAAAGTACCGCATCAAATTGCGAACACCATATTGCCGCCCGATACCATATAAATGATTATAATCTGCAGTATCCGATGGTTCCAGGCAGCCTGGCAAGTAAGTATCCAATTCCAGTTTACAATAAAGTGCTCTGTTCATTCTTGGATATAAGTTCATCAAACCGTCTCCATCATTATGTAATCAGAGAATCCATTGATATCATTCATTTTCATTTTGCAAATACTGCTATCAGACAGATGCAATTAATTGAGAAATTAAAAATTCCAGTTTTGATTTCATTTTACGGATTTGATTATGAATTTCTGGTTAAGAATAAATCAGGAACTTTAGAGGCCTATCAACATTTGGCTCATTTAGGATGTCGATTTATAGTTGAAGGCAGGTATTCAAGAAATGTTTTGTTGGAATATGGAATTCCTCCGGGCCAAATCAGCATCTTGCATTTACTATTTTCAAGAAATGGAAATTTAAAACCTATTAACTGGCAATTGCCAATTCGATTGATACAAGCAGCTAGCTTTACAGAGAAGAAAAATCAATTGGCATTATTGGAAGCATTGCAGAATCGCCACGCGGGTCGATTTCAAATATTACTGATTGGGGAACCGGTTGATAAAAATTACTATGCTGAAATTAAAAAACAATTGGTAAAGAAAGGAAATCATTCGATTCGTATTATGGATAAAATGACTCCGGTTCGTTATTTACATCATTTAATGAAACACCATTTTGCAGTCAATTTAAGTAGGCGTTCTAAAAATTATGATACGGAAGGAGGATGTCCCATTTTTATTAAAGACAGTTTAAATTTAGCTAAACCGGTTATTAGCACCTTTCATTGTGATATTCCTGAATCAGTGGTCCATGGGTTTAATGGATATCTTACAGATGCAATGAACGTAAAATCAATAGAAGATACATTAGACAGGGTATTGCAGTTATCTCAAAAATCATATACTAATTTATGCGTTAATGCATTTCAATCGGTTAATGTAAATTCCTTAAATAATATAACAGGAGAAGAATTGAATAAAATTTATGCTGCTTGTTTATGA